From a region of the Leptolyngbya sp. CCY15150 genome:
- a CDS encoding response regulator, translated as MVINTSRLLVVEDDPNDIELIRLALEDYPFINQIDVEQDGEGALHYLLSSAEEASPRPLPRLVLLDLKLPKISGLEVLEVIRNHPRTKQLVVVVMTASNEHHDITACYRLGVNSYVVKPQDSEQFQDLSRRVGVYWMQLNHCEWILR; from the coding sequence ATGGTGATTAATACATCTCGTCTTTTGGTTGTTGAAGATGATCCCAACGACATCGAACTCATTCGTCTAGCGTTAGAGGATTATCCTTTCATCAACCAAATTGATGTGGAACAAGATGGTGAAGGTGCATTACACTACCTGCTGAGTTCAGCAGAAGAAGCATCGCCCCGTCCATTACCGCGATTGGTACTGCTTGACCTCAAGTTACCCAAAATTAGCGGACTAGAAGTCTTAGAAGTCATCCGTAACCATCCTCGGACGAAACAGTTAGTCGTCGTCGTCATGACAGCATCTAACGAACATCACGATATCACCGCCTGCTATCGGCTAGGCGTGAACAGCTATGTGGTGAAGCCCCAAGATAGCGAGCAGTTCCAAGATCTATCTCGACGGGTGGGAGTCTATTGGATGCAACTCAACCACTGTGAATGGATCCTGCGTTAA